The stretch of DNA TGGCCGAGCGGCTGCCGCAGTGCGCGGACGGCACACCGGGGGAGGTGCTGGGGCGGCTGCACGAGGACGTGGTGCGGCATGTCGGGCGGGTGCCGGGGGACGATGCGGCGATGCTCTTGCTCCAGTACGAGCCGGTGGGGGTGCTGCCGCATCAGGCTGCTGAGCAGGTGCTGGCGAACGGTTAGGGGTGGGCAACCACCGGGGGCGCGGGGAACTGCGCGCGCCCCCATCGCATTCCCTTACAAGTCGACTTCCACCACCAGTGGGCGGTGGTCGGAGACGACCGCCCTTGGTGCCCGGGCTGAGGTTGCCGCCTGGCGAGGGAGGCCCATGGCCAGGACGTGGTCGAACTGGACCGTGGGGCGGTGGGATGGGTAGGTCGGGGTCTTGGCGAGGTCGTACCAGCCGTGCAGGCGGGTGCGGGGTCGGGCCCGGCGGACTGCGCGGGCGGTGCGGACGCGGTCGCGGGCCGAGGCGCCGCCGAGCACGGTGCGGGGGACGGCGCCGATCAGGTTGAAGTCGCCGAGCACGAGGTGCGGCTGGGGGAGGTCGGCGATCCAGCGCCGGACCGCGGCCAGCTGGGCCATGTTCCAGCCGGGCACGAAGGAGAGGTGGGCGGCGACCACGGTGAACGGGCCGTGCTCCCCCTCCAGGACGGCGGCCAGGGCGGCCCGGGGCTCGTCCGGGACGGGGGTGAGGCCGCGCCGGCCGGCCACGCGGAGCGGGAGGCCGAACGGCGCCGGGGCGAACCGGCGCGCGCGCCAGTGGCTGACCGGGAGGCGGGTGAGCAGGGCGGTGCCGTAGGAGGGGAGCTCGGTGGCGCTGCCGAGCTCGGCGGGGCCGTAGACGGTGAGGCCGGCGTGCGCGGGGTCGGTGATCCAGCCGGCGACCGGGGCCGGGCGTCCGTGCAGGGCGGCGGCGAACCGCCAGTCCGCCGCGCCCATCGCCTTGGCGGCCACGGCGGTCTGGTCGGTCAGCCCGGAGCGCTCCTGGTGGCGGTCGACCTCCTGGAGGGCCAGCACGTCCGCGTCCAGCGCGGCGATCGCCTCGTGCAGCGGCTCGGCCGGGTCGAGCGGGTACGGCAGCGGTGTGCCGTCCCCGGCCAGGGGCTGACCGTGCAGCAGGTTGAAGGTCGCGATGCGCAGCTGGGTCACCGTACGACCGTACCGGTTCGCACGGCGGCCGGGTCCGGGCCTGCGGGGCTTGAGACCGGCGGACATACCGGGTATACATACGTGGTATGTCCATCCGTCACGGTCTGCTCGCCCTGCTCGACCAGGGCCCGCGCTACGGCTACCAGCTGCGCACCGAGTTCGAGGCCCGCACCGGCGCCACCTGGCCGCTGAACGTGGGCCAGGTCTACACCACGCTCAGCCGGCTGGAGCGGGACGGCCTGGTCACCCCCGACGGGGAGGACGAGGAGGGCCACGTCTACTACGCGGCCACCGAGGCCGGCCGGGCCGAGCTGCGGTCCTGGTTCGACACCCCGGTGCCGCGGGACAGCCCGCCCCGGGACGAGCTGGCGATCAAGCTGGCGATGGCCGTGACCGTGCCGGGGGTGGACGTGGCCGCCGTGGTCCAGGGGCAGCGCCGGCACAGCATGAAGGCGCTCCAGGACTACACCCGGCTCAAGGGCCAGGCGATCACCGCCGACACCGGCGCCCAGGCGGACCTCGCCTGGCTGCTCGTCCTGGAGCAGCTGATCTTCCAGACCGAGGCGGAGATCCGCTGGCTCGACCACTGCGAGAGCCGCCTCATGCAGCGGGCCGCCGAGCCCGCCCCCGCAGCCGTGCCTGCCCCGGCCGCCAAGGCCAGGCGCCGCGCCCGGCTCTGAGCCGCCGAGGCCGAGCGCCACTTCCGGCCCCGAGTCGTCCGTAACCGAACCAGCACCATCAGGGGGAGCACCATGAGCTCACCGACCGCACAGCCCGTCCTCCGGCTGCAGGGCGTCACCCGCGTCCACGGCCAGGGCGCCGCCCAGGTCCACGCCCTCAGAGGGGTGGACCTGGAGGTGCGGGCGGGTGAGTTCGTCGCGGTGATGGGCCCCTCCGGCTCGGGCAAGTCGACCCTGCTGACCCTGGCCGGCGGGCTGGACTCGCCCTCCGAGGGCCGCGTGGTGGTCGAGGGCAGCGTGCTGGGCGAGCTGAACCGCAAGGGGCTGGCCCGGCTGCGCCGCCGCAGCGTGGGCTACGTGTTCCAGGATTACAACCTGATACCCGCGTTGACGGCGGCCGAGAACGTGTCGCTGCCGCGCGAGCTGGACGGGGTCTCCAGCCGGGCGGCCCGGCGCGAGGCGGTGGCCGCGCTGACCGAGCTGGGCATCGAGGGCCTGGCCGACCGCTTCCCGGACGAGATGTCCGGTGGCCAGCAGCAGCGGGTGGCGATCGCCCGCTCGCTGATCGGCGACCGCCGGCTGGTGCTGGCGGACGAGCCGACCGGCGCGCTGGACTCCGCCACCGGCGAGTCGGTGCTCGCGGTGCTGCGGGCCCGCTGCGACGCGGGCGCCGCCGCGATGATGGTCACCCACGAGGCCCGGCACGCCGCCTGGGCGGACCGGGTGGTCTTCCTGCGGGACGGCCGGATGGTCGACCAGAGCGTCCAGCAGGACGCCGGCAGCCTGCTGGTGGGCTCGGGCGGCGGCTTCGACGGGCCGTCGCGGTGAGCCTCTCCTCCTGGCGGCTGGCCCTGCGGATCGCCCGGCGCGACGCGTTGCGCGCCAAGGGCCGCAGCGCCCTCGTACTCGCGATGATCGCCCTGCCCGTGCTCGGTGTCACCGGCGCCGACATCGTCTACCGCAGCGGCCAGCTCGACCCGGGCGAGCGGGTGGCCCGGGTGATGGGCGGGGCCGACGCGCTGGTCTCGGTCTACCAGCGGGGTGACCTCGCCGAGCAGGCCCCGGACTACCTGGACGGCCGCACCGGCAGCTCGCCCGAGCCGGGCAAGCCGCTCGGCGCCGAGCAGCGGCGCAGCCTGGCCACCGAGCCGGCCACCCTGCTCGGGGAGCTGCTCCCGGCCGGCAGCCGGCTCGTCCCGGTGCAGGGCGGCGGCACCTTCACCACCACCAGGGAGGGCCAGCTGCGGGTCGCCACCGCCGAGGCCGACCTGACCGACCCGGTCTGGCGCGGCAAGCTCGACCTGGTCGAGGGCAAGGCCCCCGCCACCGACCGCGAGGTGGCCGCCACCCGGCACTTCCTCGACCAGGCGGGGCTGCGGATCGGCGACACCACCACCCCGCGCGAGGGCCACCCGTACACCGTGACCGGCGTGGTGGAGAACCCGGCCGCCCTGGACGAGGACACCCTGGTCGGCCGCCCCGGCGCGCTGCTGCCGGCTCCCGCCGGCGGCGAGAGCGCCCGGGGTGCGGACACCTGGCTCGCCGTGCTGCCCGCCGGGGCGGTGCTGGACTGGCCGAAGGTGCTGGAGCTCAACAAGTACGGCATCACCGCCAGCAGCCGCGCGGTGCTGCTCGACCCACCCGCCCGCGCCGAGGTGCCCTTCTACCAGGGCCGGGCCGGCACGGGCGACGACCGGCTGGAGAACCCGATCCTGGTGATCACCGCGACGGTGGCCGGGATGGCGCTGCTGGAGATCGTGCTGCTCGCGGGCCCGGCCTTCGCGGTCGGTGCCCGCCGCTCGCGCCGCCAGCTCGGCCTGCTGGCCGCCGCCGGCGGCGACCGCTCGCAGGTGCGGGCCGTGGTGCTCGGCGGGGGCGCCGTGCTCGGGGCCGCCGGTGCGGTGCTGGGCGTGGTGCTGGCGGTCGGGCTGGTCGCGGTCGGCCGGCCCTGGGCCGAGCAGCGGGCGAACAGCCGGTTCGGCCACTTCGACCTGCACGCCCTCGACCTGCTCGGCATCGCGCTGATCGGCCTGGTCACCGGCCTGCTGGCGGCCGTGGTGCCGGCCGTCCAGGCCGCCCGGCAGGACGTGGTGGAGGCGCTGGACGGCCGTGGCACGGTCAAGCCCGCCAACCGCAGGCTGGCCCTGCTCGGCCTGGTGATGCTGATCGGTGGCACCGCGCTGGCGCTCGGCGGGCAGGCCGTCGGGCAGCGCACCGTGCCGGTGCTCGGCGGCTCGATGATCGCCGAGCTGGGCATGGTCGCGCTCACCCCGATCCTGGTCGGCCTCTTCGGCCGGCTGGGCCGCTGGCTGCCGCTCAGCCCCCGGCTGGCGCTGCGCGACGCCGTCCGCCACCGGGGCCGCACCGCCCCGGCGGTGGCGGCCGTGATGGCCGCCGTGGCGGGCTCGGTCGCGGTCGGCATCTACACCACCAGCAACGACCAGGCCGCCCGCGAGCGCTACGAGGCCCGGATGCCGAACGGCGCGGTCAGCCTCTCGTTCAGCTCCCGCACCGAGGGCGCGTTCGACGCGGCCCGGCAGCGGGCCGCCGTCGAGCAGGCCGCACCGGGCCTGGGCGAGCGGGGCGACGTCGCCTCGGCCGCCTTCCCGGCCGACTGCAACGCCGGCAAGTCCTGCGGGTACGTCGAGGCGGTGCTGCCCAAGGAGCAGCGCTGCCCCGCGTACGAGGTGGACTCCCGGCGCACCGACCCGGCCGAGTACGACCGGCTGCGGCGCGACCCGCGCTGCACCCACCAGCCCAACTACACCGGCCAGTTCGGCGCCACCCCGATCGGTGGCGCGGCGGTGCTGCGCAACCTGTTCGGAGCGCAGGACCGGGCGGCCGAGGGGGCGCTGGCGGCGGGCAAGGCGGTGGTCTTCGACGCCCGGTACCTGACGGAGGGCCAGGTGACCCTGCGGATCACCGACCCCTGGCCGGAGGGCGGGCCGACGGTGGGCCCGGACGGCTCGGTGGTCCAGCCCAAGGAGCCGGCCTCGCACGAGGTGCGGGTGGACGCCGTGGTCGCCGCCGCCCGGGTGCAGGCCGCGCCGGTGCTGCTGGGCGATCCGGCCGCGCGGCAGCTGGGCCTGGCCCGGCTGGACGCCGGCTCGGTCTGGCTGCCCCCGGCCGCGCCCGACGGCACCGCCGAGCAGCGGGTCACCTCGGCGGTGGCCAAGCTGGACCCGGGCAGCCGGCTGGAGGTGGAGCGGGGCTACCGGTCCAGCCAGGGGCTGATCTCGGTCGGCCTGACCGTCTTCGCGGCCCTGGTCGCGCTCGGCGCGGCCGGCATCGCCACCGGCCTGGCCGCCGCCGACTCCCAGCGCGACCTGGCCACCTTGGCGGCCGTCGGGGCCACCGGAGGCATCCGCCGACGGCTCTCGGGCTTCCAGTGCGGGGTGATCGCCGCGATGGGCGCGGCGCTCGGCACGGTCTGCGGGGTGGTGCCCGCGGTGGCGCTGCGCAAGGTGGAGGCGCTCGCCGCCTCCGGCACTTCCACGGTGCCCGGAAGTGACGAGGTGGTGATCGCCTTCCCGTGGGCGACCATGGGCGTCACCCTGCTGCTGCTCCCGGCGGTCGCGGTGCTGCTGGCCACCCTGCTCACCCGCTCGCGGCTCAGCCTGGTGCGCCGCGAGGCGTAGTCGGTACAGGTGCCGGGGCTGCGGGCCCCGGCACCAGACGGTCTAAAGTCGTCCGTATGACGAAAACCCCGGACAGCGTCGTCCGCACCTACATCGAGCAGCACCAGGGCGAGTTCCTCGCCGACCTCTCCGACTGGCTGCGCATCGCCTCCGTCTCGGCCGATCCGGCCGCCGCCGGTGAGGTGCGCCGGTCCGCCGAGTGGCTGGCCGCGAAGCTCACCGAGACCGGCTTCCCGGTCGCGGAGGTGTGGGAGACGGAGGGCCTGCCGGCCGTCTTCGCCGAGTGGCCCTCGGGCGAGGCCGACGCGCCGACCGTGCTGGTCTACGGCCACCACGACGTGCAGCCCGCCGCCAAGGCGGACGGCTGGGCCACCGAGCCGTTCGACCCCACCGTGATCGGCAAGCAGCTGTTCGCCCGGGGCGCGGCCGACGACAAGGGCCAGGTCTTCTTCCACACCCTCGGGGTCCGGGCCCACCTGGCGGCCACCGGCCGCACCGCCCCGGCCGTCAACCTCAAGCTGCTGATCGAGGGCGAGGAGGAGTCCGGCTCGCCGAACTTCGCCGCCCTGGTGCGCCGCGAGGCCGAGCGGCTGGCCGCCGACGTGGTGATCATCTCGGACACCGGCATGTGGTCCGAGACCACGCCCACCGTCTGCACCGGCATGCGCGGCCTGATGGACGCCCAGATCGACTTCGCCGGCCCGGACACCGACATCCACTCCGGCTCCTTCGGCGGCGCGGTGCCCAACCCGGCCACCGTCGCGGCCGAGCTGGCCGCCGCCCTGCACGACGCCGACCGCAAGGTGGCGATCCCGGGTTTCTACGAGGGCATCGTCGAGCTGACCGAGCGCGAGCGCGAGCTGTTCGCCGCGCTGCCCTTCGACGAGGCGCAGTGGCTGCGGGTGGCCAAGTCGTACGGCGCCGAGGGCGAGGCCGGGTACTCCACCCTGGAGCGGATCTGGGCCCGCCCGACAGCCGAGGTGAACGGCATCTGGGGCGGGTACACCGGCCCCGGCGGCAAGACCATCGTGCCCGCCGAGGCGCACCTCAAGCTCTCCTTCCGGCTGGTGGCCGGCCAGGAGCCCGAGAAGGTCCGCGAGGCCGTCCGGGAGTGGGTCGCCACGCAGGTGCCCGAGGGCATCCGGTACGAGCTGGTCTTCCCCGGCGCCACCCGTCCCTGCCTGACCCCGCTGGACCACCCGGCGCTGCAGGCCACCGTCCGGGCGATGGGCCGGGCCTTCGAGCAGGAGGTGCTGTTCACCCGCGAGGGCGGCTCCGGCCCGGCGGCCGACCTCCAGGACGTGCTCGGCGCGCCGGTGCTCTTCCTGGGCATCTCGGTGCCCTCGGACGGCTGGCACTCGGTGAACGAGAAGGTCGAGCTGGACCTGCTGGCCAAGGGCGTGGAGACCGCCGCGTACCTGTGGAGCGAGCTGGCCGAGAGCCGGGCCGGGGCGTGAGCTGCCCCGCCGTCGCCACTGTCGAGACCTACCTGATCGGGGATGGACCGAGTTGAGCACCGCGCCTGACACCGCCGCGCCGCAGGACGTGGCCCACCTCGCCCTGGCCCGGGCCGGGGTGGACCGTGCCGCCCAGCACCGCTTCGACGAGCCCTGGCTGGCGGCGGCCTGGAGCCACCCGACCACCAAGGTGCTGCCGATCTCGGGCGGCGAGGCCTTCGTGGTCGAGACCGAGACGGGCACCGAGCTGGTGCTGCTGCCCTCCTTCGAGGCGCCGCAGACCGGCGACCGGTACTTCCTGGGCACCGACGAGGACGGCACCTCGTACTTCGCGCTGGCGGGCGACAGCCTGCCGGGCCGGCTGGACGGCGACGCCCGCCCGGCCGGGCTGCGCGAGGTCGGGGCGCTGCTCTCGGCCCGGGACGCCGGGCTGCTGGTGCACGCCGTGGCGCTGGAGCACTGGCACCGGCTGCACAGCTTCTGCTCCCGCTGCGGGCACCCGACCGAGAAGGCCGGGGCCGGCCACGTGCGCCGGTGCACCTCCTGCGCCGCCGAGCACTACCCGCGCACCGACCCGGCGGTGATCATGCTGATCACCGACGGGCAGGATCGCTGCCTGCTCGGCCGCCAGGCGCTCTGGCCGGAGGGCCGCTGGTCCACCCTGGCCGGCTTCGTGGAGCCCGGCGAGTCGCTGGAGCAGGCGGTGGCCCGGGAGGTCGTCGAGGAGGCCGGCGTCCGGGTCGCCGAGGTGAGCTACGTGGCGAGCCAGCCCTGGCCCTTCCCGGCCAGCCTGATGCTCGGGTTCCTCGGCAAGGCCGACCCGGCCGGCACCGCGATCACCGTGGACGGCGAGGAGCTGGCCGAGGCGCGCTGGTTCTCCCGCGAGGAGCTGCGGGCCGGCATGGCGGCGGGCGAGATCGTGCCGCCCTCCGGCATTTCGATCGCGCGTCACCTGGTCGAACTCTGGTACGGGGAACCGCTGCCGAGTTCGGCCCGCTGGTAGCCGCGGGAATACCCGCCGGTAATCGAAAACGGGGGCGTCATAAACCCCGAGGGGGCGTGCGGCCAATAGTCGCACGCCCCCTTTGTTCGGCCATCTCTCCGCGGCCATTTCCGGTGCCGGCGGAATGACTCCCGAACGGCTCAGGAGGCCTCGCGGACCGGGCCGTCCGGAGCCGCCGTGTCCAGCCAGCAGCTGACCGTCTTGCCGGTCAGCCGGGTGGTCACCGTCCACTTGCTGCAGAGCGCGGAGACGATCGCCAGCCCCCGGCCGCTGGAGTCCTCCGGGGCGGCCTCGCGGGGCTGCGGCAGGCCGCGGCCGAAGTCCGCCACCGAGATCTGCAGGGCCTGCTCGGTGAGCGCCAGGGTGATCGAGACGGCCCCCTGGCCGTAGCGCAGGGCGTTGGTGACCAGCTCGGACACCAGCAGCTCGGCGCTGTCGGCCAGCCCCGGCGCGCCCCAGGCGGCCAGCGCCGTCCGGGTCAGCCGGCGGGCCCGGGCGACGTTGCCCGGGCGCGGCGGGAAGGAGGCCGAGGCGGACCAGGAGCCGCGCTCGGCGGCCTCCAGGGCCCGCCCCGGCCGGTGGTCGGCCCCCGACGGGGCGGTGAGGTGAGTCGCTGACTGCCGCGCTTCGGTGTCGCGCGCGGCCGTGGTTTCGGGCATGGTTCCGCCCCCGGGAGTGCCGATGGGAATGTCCTGCTGCGCCCCGCCGGTGAATGCGGGACGGACTGGCGGGCTGAGCCGGGGCAGAGCGGGTAGGATCGGCCTCGGAATCCCCAATCCCGGCCAATATTGGCGGGTTTGGCTGAAATGGCGCAAGCCGAATCGCTACATTCCTCGGGTGACAATCCCTCGGGGCAGTGCCCAATCCCCCAAGTACCAGCGGCTGGCCGCCGACCTGCGCCGCCGCATCGCCGCCGGTGAGTGGCGCGGCGACACCGCGCTGCCGGTGGAGACCGAGCTGGAGCAGCACTACGGCGTGGCCCGGAACACGGTCCGGCTCGCGGTGGACGTGCTGGTCAACGAGGGGCGGCTGGTCCGCCTCCAGGGCAAGGGCACGTACCTGAAGGACCATCCGGTGCTCGACCACCGGGCGTACGCCCCGCCGCTGGTGCCGGGCCAGCGGGACTGCCTGGCCGGGCCCAGCGAGGTCTACACGAAAGAGGCGCGGGCGGCGGGCCGGCAGTTGACGGCCGACTTCGAGATGCTGATCGTCCGGGCCCGCGAGGACATCGCCGAGCGGCTCGGGCTGCGGCCCGGGGAGGCGGTGGTGGTGCGGCGCCAGCTGCGCCTGATCGACCGCGAGCCCTACTCGATCGAGGAGAGCCACTACCGGGCCGGGCTGGCCGCGGGCACCCCGCTGATGGAGCCGGACGCGGTGCCCGGCGGCGACGAGCAGGTGCTGGCCGCACTCGGCCGCACCGAGGTCGGCGGGGTCGACCACCTGGTCTCCCGGATGCCGGGCCCGGAGGAGTCCGCCTGGTTCCAGGGCGGCCCCGGGGTGCCGCTGCTGGTGCAGACCCGGGTCACCTACGACTCCCGGGGGCCGGTGCGGGTGATCGAGACCCGCTACTCGGCGGACCGCTGCCGGCTGGTCTACGGCCTGGGCGAGCTCGGCGGGCGGCCGCTGGAGCAGCAGACGCCCGCCGAGTGACGCGCCGTCAACACGTGGCGCGCCGTCAGCCGACCAGGGCGGCCTGGCTCTGCCCTAGGTCAGCCCGCCAGGGCGGTCTGAACCTGACGCAGGCTCGGGTTGGTCATCACGACCTGCTCGCCGCCGGAGGTGGGCCGCACGATCACGGTCGGGACGACCTGGTTGCCGTTGTTGACCGACTCGACGTAGGAGGCCGAGGCCGGGTCCTCCTCGATGTTGATCACGTCGTAGGCGATGCCCTCGCGGTCCAGCTGGCTCTTGAGGCGGTTGCAGTAGCCGCACCAGGTGGTGCTGTACATCGTCACGCTGCCGGACATCGCGGAGGCTCCTTCGGGAGGGGTTACGGTCGGAAGGGAGAACGTCCGGCGCACGGGCGGCATTCCGCGCCGCCCACCGGGCAGAAGGTCTGATGATCGCACCCGGCCTGTGGACAACGCAGGCCGGTGTGTCCCCCGGGGCTGAGAGGATGGTCGGCATGCAGGAAGAGCTTCCGGCCGATTTCGGCCCCCACGCGTACGAGTCCGCGGCCTACGACGGTGCGTCCGGTGCCGACGCGGTGCTCGCGGGCCTCGACCCGGAGCAGCGGGCCGTCGCCACCGCCCTGCACGGGCCCGTCTGCGTCCTGGCCGGCGCCGGGACGGGCAAGACCCGCGCCATCACCCACCGGATCGCCTACGGGGTGCGCAGCGGCGTCTACCAGCCCCAGCAGGTGCTCGCGGTGACCTTCACCGCCCGCGCGGCGGGGGAGATGCGCGGCCGGCTGCGCCAGCTCGGCGCCGAGGGCGTGCAGGCCCGCACCTTCCACTCCGCCGCGCTGCGCCAGCTCCAGTACTTCTGGCCGCGCGCGATCGGCGGCGAGGTGCCCCGGCTGCTGGAGCGCAAGGTCCAGCTGGTCGCCGAGGCGGCCGGCCGCAGCGGCCTGCGCGTCCAGCGCACCGAGCTGCGCGACCTGACCAGCGAGATCGAGTGGGCCAAGGTCACCCAGATCGTGCCCGACGACTACCCGGCCGCGGTCGCCAAGACCAGCCGCGAGGCCCCGAGGGACCCGGCGGAGATCGCCAAGGTCTACGCCACCTACGAGCAGACCAAGCGCGACCGGGGTGTGATCGACTTCGAGGACGTGCTGCTGCTCACCGCCGCGATCCTGGAGGACCGGCCGGAGATCGCCGAGCGGGTCCGGGCCCAGTACCGGCACTTCACCGTGGACGAGTACCAGGACGTCTCCCCGCTCCAGCAGCGCCTGCTCGACCGCTGGACGGAGGGCGGCGCGAGCCTCTGCGTGGTCGGCGACGCGAGCCAGACGATCTACTCGTTCACCGGCGCCACCCCCGACTACCTGCTGAACTTCCGCACCCGCCACCCCGAGGCCACCGTGGTCAAGCTGGTCCGGGACTACCGCTCCACCCCCCAGGTGGTGCACCTGGCCAACGGGCTGCTGGCCAAGGCCCGCGGCCAGGCCGCCCAGCACCGCCTGGAGCTGATCTCCCAGCGCGAGGCCGGCCCCGAGCCGGTCTACCTGGAGTACACCGACGAGCCGACCGAGGCCGAGTCCACCGCGGCCCGGATCAAGGCGCTGCTCGGGCAGGGCGTGCGGGCCAGCGAGATCGCCGTGCTGTTCCGCACCAACGGCCAGTCCGAGGTCTACGAGCAGGCGCTGGCCGACCTGGGGGTCTCGTACCAACTCAAGGGCGCCGAGCGGTTCTTCGAGCGCCCCGAGGTGCGGGACGCGGTGATGCTGCTGCGCGGCGCCGCCCGGGCCGGGGACGACCCGCTGACCGACGGCGCGCCCGACCTCGCGGGCCAGACCAGGGCGGTGCTGGCCACCCGGGGCTTCACCCCCGAGCCGCCGGCCGGCTCGGGCACCGTGCGCGAGCGCTGGGAGTCGCTGGCGGCCCTGGTGCGGCTCGCCGAGGAGTTCGCCGCGGCCCGCGCCAAGGCGGGCCTGCCGACCGACCTGGCGGCCTACGTGACGGAGCTGGACGCCCGCGCGGCGGCCCAGCACGCCCCGGCCGTGGAGGGCGTCACGCTGGCCTCGCTGCACGCCGCCAAGGGCCTGGAGTGGGACGCCGTCTTCCTGGTCGGCCTCACCGAGGGCACCCTGCCGATCATCTACGCCAAGACCGACGAGCAGGTCGAGGAGGAGCGCCGCCTGCTCTACGTGGGCGTGACCCGCGCGCGGGTGCACCTCACGCTCTCCTGGGCGCTCTCGCGCTCCCCCGGCGGCCGCGCGAGCCGCAAGCCGACCCGGTTCCTGGACGGCCTGCGCCCCGGCTCCGGCAGCGCCGGTCCGCGCGCCAAGGGCGGCAAGGGCGGGGTCGAGTACGGCGCCGAGCGCCCGGCGGGCCGCAAGGCGCGCGGCCCGGTCAAGTGCCGGGTCTGCGACCGCACGCTCACCGAGGCGGTGGAGCGCAAGCTGCGCCGCTGCGAGAGCTGCCCCTCCTCGATGGACGAGGCGCTCTACGACCAGCTGCGCGGCTGGCGGATGGCCCAGGCCCGGGAGCAGGCCGTCCCGGCCTACGTGATCTTCACCGACGCGACGCTGATGGCGATCGCCGAGGACGTGCCCCGCAGCGAGCGTGAGCTGGCCCTCATCCCGGGCGTGGGCGCGATGAAGCTGGACAAATACGGTGCCGCCGTGCTCTCGTTGTGTGCGGGGGAGCCACCGACAGACAGTACGACCGACCAGGCCGATGAGGCCTCGGACGTGCCGTTCG from Kitasatospora sp. MMS16-BH015 encodes:
- a CDS encoding ATP-dependent DNA helicase UvrD2 — its product is MVGMQEELPADFGPHAYESAAYDGASGADAVLAGLDPEQRAVATALHGPVCVLAGAGTGKTRAITHRIAYGVRSGVYQPQQVLAVTFTARAAGEMRGRLRQLGAEGVQARTFHSAALRQLQYFWPRAIGGEVPRLLERKVQLVAEAAGRSGLRVQRTELRDLTSEIEWAKVTQIVPDDYPAAVAKTSREAPRDPAEIAKVYATYEQTKRDRGVIDFEDVLLLTAAILEDRPEIAERVRAQYRHFTVDEYQDVSPLQQRLLDRWTEGGASLCVVGDASQTIYSFTGATPDYLLNFRTRHPEATVVKLVRDYRSTPQVVHLANGLLAKARGQAAQHRLELISQREAGPEPVYLEYTDEPTEAESTAARIKALLGQGVRASEIAVLFRTNGQSEVYEQALADLGVSYQLKGAERFFERPEVRDAVMLLRGAARAGDDPLTDGAPDLAGQTRAVLATRGFTPEPPAGSGTVRERWESLAALVRLAEEFAAARAKAGLPTDLAAYVTELDARAAAQHAPAVEGVTLASLHAAKGLEWDAVFLVGLTEGTLPIIYAKTDEQVEEERRLLYVGVTRARVHLTLSWALSRSPGGRASRKPTRFLDGLRPGSGSAGPRAKGGKGGVEYGAERPAGRKARGPVKCRVCDRTLTEAVERKLRRCESCPSSMDEALYDQLRGWRMAQAREQAVPAYVIFTDATLMAIAEDVPRSERELALIPGVGAMKLDKYGAAVLSLCAGEPPTDSTTDQADEASDVPFAVDDDPVDVPGEFDELA